A genomic window from Glycine max cultivar Williams 82 chromosome 17, Glycine_max_v4.0, whole genome shotgun sequence includes:
- the LOC102664521 gene encoding F-box/kelch-repeat protein At3g23880 — MKITLPDDQIVEILLRLPVRTLLRFKCVRKSWLFLISDPQFTKSHFDLAAAPTHRFLLTTFSAQVNSVDTEAPLHDDTVNVIFNIPPPSGFHEFQPWGFVLVGSCRGFLLLKYTFLRRLPTFAIWNPSTGLFKRIKDLPTYPHLCGIGYDSSTDDYVIVNVTIWNYNTMIQCFSWRTNTWSTSSWSSYESTVPYPCYHEIRHGLFINGALHWLVRSCYYNKPRVIIAYDTMKRILSEIPLPDDAAETTFYSLGVMRGCLCIYSKSRWPTMLEIEVWTQKEYKVQSSWTKSSFVLSHDYYDTTFIPICFTRKDEIWSVDCTQALLRFNDKGEQLERRVYEKMGPLMHREFVMYRESLLPLPIQAIEEEQEQQSLFHFSATKKGCDKKRSFF, encoded by the coding sequence ATGAAGATCACTCTTCCTGACGATCAGATTGTAGAAATTCTGTTAAGATTGCCAGTAAGAACTCTATTGCGTTTCAAGTGTGTGCGTAAGTCATGGCTTTTTCTAATTTCCGATCCTCAATTTACCAAATCCCATTTTGACTTAGCGGCTGCACCCACACACCGATTTCTTCTGACGACATTCTCTGCTCAAGTTAATTCCGTGGACACAGAGGCACCACTTCACGATGATACTGTGAATGTGATTTTCAATATTCCACCTCCTTCAGGGTTTCATGAATTTCAACCCTGGGGATTTGTGCTTGTGGGTTCTTGCAGAGGATTTTTACTCTTAAAATATACGTTCCTCCGTCGTTTGCCTACTTTTGCCATTTGGAATCCGTCAACTGGTCTCTTTAAACGAATTAAAGATTTGCCGACGTATCCACATCTATGTGGCATTGGGTATGACTCATCAACTGATGACTACGTGATAGTGAACGTAACAATATGGAACTACAACACGATGATCCAATGTTTCTCTTGGAGAACCAATACATGGAGCACTTCATCATGGAGCTCTTATGAAAGTACTGTTCCATATCCTTGCTATCACGAAATACGCCACGGGTTGTTTATTAATGGAGCTCTTCATTGGTTGGTTCGTAGTTGTTACTATAATAAACCTAGAGTTATTATAGCCTATGATACAATGAAAAGGATTTTATCAGAGATTCCACTGCCAGACGATGCAGCGGAAACTACATTTTATtctttaggtgtcatgagaggATGTTTGTGCATTTATTCCAAGTCTAGGTGGCCAACCATGCTTGAGATTGAGGTGTGGACACAAAAGGAATACAAAGTGCAGTCATCTTGGACCAAGTCATCATTTGTTCTGTCTCATGATTATTATGATACCACTTTTATTCCAATATGCTTCACAAGAAAGGATGAAATTTGGTCTGTGGACTGCACACAAGCATTATTGAGATTTAATGACAAAGGGGAGCAGCTTGAACGTCGTGTGTATGAAAAAATGGGACCCCTTATGCATCGGGAATTTGTTATGTACAGAGAGAGTTTGTTACCACTTCCCATACAAGCAATTGAAGaggaacaagaacaacaaagtTTGTTCCATTTTTCTGCTACGAAAAAAGGTTGTGATAAGAAACGCTCATTTTTTTAA